From Solwaraspora sp. WMMD1047, the proteins below share one genomic window:
- a CDS encoding ATP-binding protein codes for MERDELHTLLRLIGVLDQPATATVRDELLTQLADQPTAVAIDISGLRVAEPAVLGLFAEVVEEAAEWPTGRPLLSYRPVGDRDLARLGADLPPARRLSAELAPVVGAARAARELITEGCTRWGLRQLTDSACLAVTELVNNVVVHARTRMTVRLAWRAGALRLAVRDYSTRHPNPVGPAPPTSPGGRGLLLIESAVRRWGATGLTDGKVVWAVLYPQDEPALG; via the coding sequence GTGGAAAGGGACGAACTACACACCCTGCTCCGCCTCATCGGGGTCCTCGACCAACCGGCGACGGCTACCGTACGTGACGAGCTGTTGACCCAGCTGGCTGACCAACCGACCGCGGTCGCGATCGACATCTCCGGCCTGCGGGTCGCCGAGCCGGCCGTGCTCGGCCTCTTCGCCGAGGTGGTCGAGGAGGCGGCGGAGTGGCCGACCGGCCGGCCGCTGCTGTCGTACCGTCCGGTCGGCGACCGGGACCTCGCCCGGCTCGGCGCCGACCTCCCGCCGGCCCGGCGACTCAGTGCCGAGCTGGCGCCGGTGGTGGGCGCCGCCCGGGCCGCCCGGGAGCTGATCACGGAGGGTTGCACGCGCTGGGGGTTGCGGCAACTCACCGACTCGGCCTGCCTGGCGGTGACCGAGCTGGTGAACAACGTGGTGGTCCACGCCCGGACCCGGATGACCGTCCGGCTGGCCTGGCGGGCCGGCGCCCTGCGCCTCGCGGTCCGGGACTACTCGACCCGGCACCCGAACCCGGTCGGACCGGCCCCCCCGACCTCGCCGGGCGGCCGTGGGCTGCTCCTGATCGAGAGCGCGGTACGCCGCTGGGGTGCCACCGGCCTGACCGACGGAAAGGTCGTCTGGGCGGTCCTGTACCCGCAGGACGAGCCCGCCCTCGGGTAA
- a CDS encoding DUF5709 domain-containing protein — protein sequence MRDHEYPTPVSDPEAEGLPDTADDDTSADDPAESGREADGYDPAPLPADRPVAVDRFGTTPEEQLDGEPLDYKIDRERSDVPVNDPLSAPADHRLGLEADSDEAAAEAQLDADVLDPGPTSDPDSPVSIYDHGNLDGSTGDPVGRIVEPDEGARYDDQTDSVAFDAGPAGGGASAEELAVNETPPPDSTGNTPLPD from the coding sequence ATGCGCGATCACGAGTACCCGACGCCGGTGTCCGACCCCGAGGCCGAAGGGCTACCCGACACCGCGGACGACGACACCAGCGCCGACGATCCGGCCGAGAGCGGTCGGGAGGCGGACGGATACGACCCCGCGCCCCTGCCGGCTGACCGGCCGGTGGCGGTGGACCGGTTCGGCACCACCCCGGAGGAGCAGCTCGACGGCGAACCCCTGGACTACAAGATCGATCGGGAACGGTCCGACGTTCCGGTGAACGACCCGCTTTCCGCGCCCGCCGACCACCGGTTGGGGTTGGAGGCGGACAGCGACGAGGCCGCGGCCGAGGCCCAGCTCGACGCCGACGTGCTCGACCCGGGTCCCACCTCGGATCCGGACTCGCCGGTGTCGATCTACGACCACGGCAACCTGGACGGCTCGACCGGCGATCCGGTGGGCCGCATCGTGGAGCCGGACGAGGGTGCCCGGTACGACGACCAGACCGACTCGGTGGCCTTCGACGCCGGCCCGGCCGGCGGCGGCGCCAGCGCCGAGGAGCTGGCCGTGAACGAGACCCCGCCCCCGGACTCGACCGGTAACACCCCGCTGCCCGACTGA